The DNA segment CAGGGCGGCAAACCCTATGCCTAATACCTTATCAGACACGCAAAACCAGAAACCAGAAACCAGAAACCTGAAACCCTACACCCTACACCCTACACCCTATATACCCTATACCTGATTTACTTCAACGCCCTTAGCTGATACCAGGTGTTTCTCTCCACAAAAGAGCCCGGGAGATTGGTCTCCATTTCCTCGAACAGCTGATAGGGGACCGCAAAACTCATCAAATCCTTTTTTAACAGCCGTTTAATGGCGAGCCGTGCGGAGATATCATTTAAACCCAGCACCGCCCGCGGGGTTTGGGATTTGGCCTCGGCGAATGCATAGATGCCGATGGACTGGCATCCGGCGGCATAGGGAAAGATGACGTTGTCGTTGGTCTCCCGGTGATAATTGGCCAGGATGGTAAGCCCCGCAATCTGGTCCATATCCGCCAGAAACACGACCACTTCGGGTTTTTCCCGGTGCTTATCAATGTCCTTTAGGGGTTTGAAAACGACATAGGTATTGGGGATATCAATAATGGGCAGGCATTCGATAAATTTTTTGACCATCTCAGGGGACTGGATGTAGCGCTCCCCTTTCATGAAATCGTCAAAAGCCTCATCGCGCATATAGGGCTTAACCTGCTCGCCGGCTTTTCGGCCCTTCTCCCATTGGTCATTGCCGATGGACAGAAAATAGCAGAAACAGTCCTCACCGCCCGGAAAGTTTTTATACTGGTTGCCGAACCCCAGGCCGGTGCCGCCGCCCTGACAGCCGTAAGTCCCACGGTCAAATGCCGCGGTCTGGCCTTTAACCGCAGCCACCAGCATATACATCACACAGCCCCAGCGGCCCTGTTTAAACTGCTTGGCATCTTCCGGTTTTTCGTCTGTCAGAATGATGGCCACCGGTTCATGCGCTATCTCCAGGGCCTCTTTAATCGCGCTTTTCATTTCAACGCCTCCCCATTAATTTGCCTTTTTTATTGCGATGTTCCCCATTCTAATGCAATGTGAGCCAATCCAAAAGAAAAAAACAGGGGCGGCGGTCAGCAAACCGGTAAATTTGTTCTATTTATTTTTCAGGCGGGCACGGTGGCCCGCCCTACGCGACAATGCCGACCTTACATGCGAACACCCCTATGGTTATGGGGTTGTTCGCCAGAACAAATTCATCGTGCGGTCAGCAAACCGGGAATTGATTTTTCAGGCCGGCAGTGCGATGATTCATTGATCGGCAGTGTTTTATTGAAGGCAAGGGCATTAGCGTGCGCATGGTTGAAAAGCGGTTTTCAAATGTGGCCGGATTTGACGATGCCCCCTTTGCCCGGGACCATAGGGGGCCGGTCAAACTGGTGGGCACGGTATACGCGGGCTTGCGGTTTGACGGCGTGTTGATCGGCGAAGTCCAAAAGGACGGATTTGATGCCGCCGCGCGGCTTGCGGAGCTCGTCGCCGAATCCCGGTTTGCCGGACACATTCAGCTGATTATACTTCAGGGGATTGCCTTTGGGGGATTCAATGTGGTGGATGTGTTTGATCTGAACCGCCGACTGGAACTTCCCGTTCTGGTGGTGGCCCGCAGAAAGCCGGATTTGATAAGTATCCAGGATGCGCTCGCCGCCCACATCGGTCACGGAAAAGCCAAGTGGGCGGTGATCGAACGGCTCGGGGCGATGGAGCCGCTCGGCCCCGTATTTATCCAGCGGGTGGGCCTCTCCTATGAACAGGCGGCGGATGTGATGGGTCGGTTTGCGATTAACGGCAACATCCCGGAGCCGCTGCGCACGGCCCACATGATTGCCAGCGCACTGGTGTACGGGCACAGCCGGGGCAATGTGTAGCGCTCTGGGCACAGTTTATATCTTGACTTTGTGCCGCAGTCAATGTAGGGGCGGGCTTCAGCCCGCCCTTTGCAGATGCCGGATTAAAGCAAAACAGTGCGGCATCATTCAAATTTAAGGGGGTATATGATGGCAGATATGAAAAATGTGTCAAAAAAATCGGTGTATATGGGAAGACTTTCGCACGGCGGGGATCTGCTGGAAGAATTGACAAACATTTGCAGGGACCAAAATATCCAATCCGGCCGGGTGGAGGCCATCGGTGCGGTCCAAAAGGCATGCATCGGTTATTATGACCAGAAAAAATGGGAATATCAGTTCCATACCCTGGATCAGGCCATGGAGATTTTAAAACTCTCCGGCAACATCTCCCTGAAAGACGGCGCCCCCATGGTACACGCCCACATCACCCTGGCGGATGGGGAGGGCCGGGCGTTCGGCGGCCACCTGGCGCCGGACACCATCATTTTTGCCTGCGAGTGTATTATCGAAGCATTTGACAGTGCGGCTTTCAATCGGGTTTATGACGAGGAAACCGGTCTGCCCCTATGGGGATTGTCGTCTTAATCTTATTCTTATTCTTACTCTTACTCTTATTTATCAGGCGAACATGAACCCGGTCGTTGAAGTCAGAAACGTTCACAAATCCTTTAAAAACGTCCATGCGGTAAAGGGTGTCTCCCTTAGCATTGAAAAGGGCGGCTTCATCGGGCTTTTGGGTCCCAACGGCGCCGGCAAGACCACGCTGGTGGAGATGATCGAGGGCATCCAGACGCCGGATTGCGGCGAGATCCGTATTCTGGGCAAAACCTGGCAGTCCGATGCGGATGAACTCCACCAAGCCATCGGCATCTCGCTCCAGGAAACCCGGTTTATCGATAAATTAACGGTTCGGGAGATCCTGCGGCTTTTTGCAAGCTTTTATAATCTGCACAAATCGCGGGTGGAAGAAATATTGGAGCTTATCTCGCTTACTGAAAAGCGAAACGCCTATACCGTAAACCTATCCGGCGGCCAGCGCCAGCGGCTGGCGCTGGGTCTTTCCCTGATCAACAGACCGCAGATCCTGCTTCTGGATGAGCCCACCACGGGCCTTGACCCCAATGCCCGGCGGGAGATATGGTCGATTCTTCTGGATCTTAAAGAACGCACCCATACTTCGCTCATTTTAACCACCCACTATATGGAGGAGGCGGAGCAGCTCTGCGACTACATCATGATCATGGATCAGGGAGAGGTTCTAAAGGAGGGGACCCTGAAATCCTTGCTGGAAGCCCATCCGGAAGCGGAGGCGGCAGACCTGAAAAATCCGGAATGCCGGCACAAAACCCTGGATGATTTGTTTACGTCAATGACAGGCAGGCAGCTCAATGAATAGATGGTTTGCGCCCATACAGATGGCGCACCTGGTGGCGGCCCATTTCAAAGAGGTAAGCCGGCAGCCGGCCGTGTTTTTCTGGGGAATTATCTTTCCGATCCTTATCTCTTTGGGTCTGGGCCTGGCATTTACCCAGCAGACAGAGGTTGATCGCCAAATCGCGATCATAGACAAGGCTGAGCCGGGGGATGCGCATGTAAAATCCGGGCAGCTGGCATCCTTTCTTGAAACCCGCGCCACCCGGATATCTTCTGAGAGGGGGACGGATGCGCGGTATCAGCTGACCCTGTCGGAGGAGCATTTGGGCACCACCCGGTTTGTATTTATAAAAACCACCTGGCCGCAGGCCCTGAAGCTGCTCAAGCGCGGCCGTATCAGTCTGATTATGACCGAAGAGAACCGGAATATCAGGTATCATTTTGATCCCGCCAACCCGGAGGCCCAGATTACCTATCTCAAGCTCTCCAAAGTGCTCTCCGGGGAGGCGCCGGGGGATGCCGGGCTCAGTAAAAACGTCGAACCCTTGACGGTTCAGGGCTCCCGATATATCGATTTTCTAATCCCCGGCCTGATTTCCATGGGCATCATGATGTCCTGCATGTGGGGGATCAGCTACGGGATGATCGAGAAGCGGTCCAAGAAAATGCTGCGCCGCATGGTGGCGACCCCCATGCGGAAATCCCATTTTCTGCTGGCCCTGATGGTGGTCCGGATTGCCATGAATGTTATTGAAGCCGGGCTCCTTTTTCTGTTCGCCTGGATCGCCTTTGATATCGTCATCCAGGGAAGCCTTGCCGCCCTTTTTGTGATTTTTATGGCCGGCAATATCGCCTTTGGCGGCATTGCCATACTGACCTCATCGCATACCGCGAATACGGAAATCGGAAACGGGCTGATCAATGCGGTGGTGCTGCCCATGTCCGTGCTCTCCGGCATTTTCTTCAGCTACCACAATTTTCCGGACTGGAGCCTGCCGGTGATTGAAAAGCTGCCGCTCACACTTCTGGCAGACGGTATCCGGAGTATTTTTATCGAGGGCGCGGGATTTGCCGAAACCGCCGGACCTTCCGTGCTCTTGTTTGCCATCGGCATTTTTTTCTTTTCCCTGGGGCTTCGGGTGTTTAAGTGGCACTGAAACGGATGTCGTTTCCGGAAACGGCTACAACAAACTGCTACAATTGAATGTTGGTTTAAGGGCAAAAAGGTTTCAGGTTTCAGGTTTCAGTATTCATAATGGACGGTCGGTACGGTGGCCGACCCTACAAAATGTCGTATCACCTTTCGTAGGGCAGGCCACCGTGCCTGCCTGAAAAATAGACAGAACAAATTTACCGTGAAGGCGAGGCGCAGGGGCTTGGATTTTTGGCGAAGAACGGTTATACTATTTGTTATGCCCTGAACCCTGAACCCTGAATTTTTTTTATCAAAGGGGTGACCCATCGCAAAGGCAAAACCGGCCGTGAATCCGGCCATGAACGAGGAGTTTGAAAACATCGTCCGGCAGATCAGCCGGGTGGTGATTGGCAAAGAGGCGCATGTGCGTCTGGCCCTGACCTGTTTGTTTGCAAAAGGCCATCTTTTAATCGAGGATCTGCCGGGGATCGGCAAAACCACGCTGGCCAAGGTGCTGGCCAAATGCCTGGGCCTTGACTTCCAGCGCATGCAGTTTACCAGCGACATGCTGCCCGGCGACATCCTGGGGGTATCCATTTTTGATCAAAATGCGGGCACCTTTCATTTCCACCCCGGGCCGATATTTTCCCAGGTGCTTTTGGCGGATGAAATCAACCGCGCCACGCCAAAGACCCAGAGCGCCCTGCTCGAGGCCATGGAAGAGGAGCAGGTCACCATTGAGGGCGAAACCCGGCATCTGGGCCAGCCCTTTTTTGTGATCGCCACCCAGAATCCGCTGGAGCATGCGGGCACCTTTCCGCTGCCCGAATCCCAGATGGACCGGTTTCTGATGCGGATTGAACTGGGCTATCCGGACCGCCACGCGGAAAAAAAGATTCTTCAGGGCGATGGCGCGCAGGCGGCCCTGGAGAACATGTCCCACTGCATGGACAAAGCGGATGTGATCCGGATTCAGGATGAGATTACCCGGGTGCATACCTCGGATGCGTTTCTGGATTACCTGCAGGATATCCTGCATTTTACCCGCACCTCGCCGCATTTTCAGGTGGGGCTCTCCCCGCGGGCGGGGCTTTCCCTTTCCCGGGCGGCCCGGTCCTGGGCCTATCTCCACGGCCGGGATTACACCATTCCGGAAGACCTCCAGAAGGTACTCTTATGGGTGGTCGGCCATCGGCTGCGCACCCGGGCGGACCGGATGGAAATCCCCCGCAACAAATTGATCGATCTGTTAAAGGAAGTCCCGGTCCCGGTTTGAAAAAGCGTTTCCCAGTTACGCAGTCAGATACCTCCCTGCCGATTCGGCTCAACCGGCGCCGGATATACATCCTGCCCACCCGCCACGGCGTGCTGTTTCTTTTGGTTTTGTTCGGCATGCTGCTTGGCTCCATTAATTACAACAACAACCTGGGCTTTCTCCTGGTGTTTCTCCTGGGCGGCATGCTCCTGGTCTCTATCATCCATACCTGGCGAAATCTGCTGGGGTTAAAAATTTTATCCGTGTCCGCCGATCCGGTGTTTGCCGGGGAAACCGCGGTCTTTCAGGTGCTTGTCCGCTCGGAGACGCTGCTTCGCAAGGCCGTGACCGTTGGCTTTAAAAATGCGGCCCGCACCATTGCAAACATTTCCCCGGGGGCTGAGAATGTTATTTCGGTAGACGCGGAAACCGGGCATCGCGGCTGGTATGCCCCGGGACGCCTGATCATTGCCACCCGTTTTCCGTTGGGGCTTTTCAGGGCCTGGGCCAATCTGAATACCGGGGCGAAAGTGGTTGTTTATCCCCGGCCGATTGCCGGCGCTCTTGAGTTGACCGATAATGCGGCCGCCGGCGATGATGAAAAGGCCAGGCAGACCAGCGGGGTTGATGATTTCAAAGGCTTAACGCCCTATCAGCCCGGGGATGCCATCCAGCATATTGCCTGGAAGACCCTGTCCCGGGGGCAGGGCGTTTTTACCAAGGCGTTTGGCAGTGAAGAAAGGCAATCGGTGATCATAGATTATGCGAAGATTCCATCGGCGGATACGGAGTACAGGCTGTCGCGCCTTACGGATATGGTGCGCCAAGCCAGCCGGCAGAACCTGTTTTACGGTTTGAAGCTGCCCGGTGACTATCTGCCGCCGGATAAAGGGGAGCGGCATAAGCACGAATGCTTGAAAACCCTCGCCCTGTTTGCGGCGGACGAATAAACGCGTTTTAAAGGCCCATGAACGATACGGATAAATATTTGCCCCATATTATTTTGGCGCTGGTGGTCGCTATTTTGCCGCATCTGACGCGTCTTCCGGCCTGGATTATTATCTGGTGCGCGGGGATGTGGGGCTATATCCTGATATCCCTGCGGCTTCAGTGGCCCCGGCCAACCCGCTGGGTGCGGATCCTTCTGTCTGTGCTCGGTCTTTTCGGCCTTTTCGCCACATACAGTACCCGGATCGGGCCCAACGCCTATCTGGGCCTCCTCTCCATTATGGCCGCCCTTAAACCCTTTGAGATCAGCACTCACCGGGACCGGATGATCACCCTTTTTCTGGCGTATTTTATCGTCATCACGAGCCTGTTTCAGTCCGAGACCCTGGCCGTCACCCTTTACATGTTCGTATCCGTTTTTGTCACCACCAGCGCCCTGGTCCGTATAAACGATCCCGCGGGGCATTTTAAAAGCGATGCAAGGCTCTCCGCTATGATCATGGCCCAGGCGGTCCCCTTGATGCTGATTCTGTTTTTCCTGTTTCCCCGGATTCAGGGCAGCATGTTCGGCCTGTCCCAGGCCCCTGCCGGGAGAACCGGATTTTCGGACCGCCTGAGCCCGGGCAACATCGCCCGATTGGTTGAAAATAATGACATCGCGTTTCGGGTCGAGTTTGAGGGGGACACGCCTTCGGCAGAGGCGCTTTACTGGCGGGGGATGGTGTTTCATGAATTTGACGGCAGAAGCTGGCACCGGGCGGATCGGGTCCCTGCAGCGGATGAGCCGCCGCAGGGACAACAGCCTGTCGATTATACGATTTCGCTGGAACCCCACGGCCAGCGGTGGCTTTTTGCCCTGGACCGGCCGGGGAAAAAGCCCAAGTGGAGCCGGATGCATGCGGATTATGTGATCCGCAACATCCGGCCGGTCAACCGGAAAAAATACTATGATATGACCAGTTTCTTAGCGCCGCGGAAAGGTTCTGCATGGGGGGTT comes from the Desulfobacterales bacterium genome and includes:
- a CDS encoding DUF99 family protein — protein: MVEKRFSNVAGFDDAPFARDHRGPVKLVGTVYAGLRFDGVLIGEVQKDGFDAAARLAELVAESRFAGHIQLIILQGIAFGGFNVVDVFDLNRRLELPVLVVARRKPDLISIQDALAAHIGHGKAKWAVIERLGAMEPLGPVFIQRVGLSYEQAADVMGRFAINGNIPEPLRTAHMIASALVYGHSRGNV
- a CDS encoding MoxR family ATPase, whose translation is MNPAMNEEFENIVRQISRVVIGKEAHVRLALTCLFAKGHLLIEDLPGIGKTTLAKVLAKCLGLDFQRMQFTSDMLPGDILGVSIFDQNAGTFHFHPGPIFSQVLLADEINRATPKTQSALLEAMEEEQVTIEGETRHLGQPFFVIATQNPLEHAGTFPLPESQMDRFLMRIELGYPDRHAEKKILQGDGAQAALENMSHCMDKADVIRIQDEITRVHTSDAFLDYLQDILHFTRTSPHFQVGLSPRAGLSLSRAARSWAYLHGRDYTIPEDLQKVLLWVVGHRLRTRADRMEIPRNKLIDLLKEVPVPV
- a CDS encoding ABC transporter permease codes for the protein MNRWFAPIQMAHLVAAHFKEVSRQPAVFFWGIIFPILISLGLGLAFTQQTEVDRQIAIIDKAEPGDAHVKSGQLASFLETRATRISSERGTDARYQLTLSEEHLGTTRFVFIKTTWPQALKLLKRGRISLIMTEENRNIRYHFDPANPEAQITYLKLSKVLSGEAPGDAGLSKNVEPLTVQGSRYIDFLIPGLISMGIMMSCMWGISYGMIEKRSKKMLRRMVATPMRKSHFLLALMVVRIAMNVIEAGLLFLFAWIAFDIVIQGSLAALFVIFMAGNIAFGGIAILTSSHTANTEIGNGLINAVVLPMSVLSGIFFSYHNFPDWSLPVIEKLPLTLLADGIRSIFIEGAGFAETAGPSVLLFAIGIFFFSLGLRVFKWH
- a CDS encoding DUF169 domain-containing protein, which gives rise to MKSAIKEALEIAHEPVAIILTDEKPEDAKQFKQGRWGCVMYMLVAAVKGQTAAFDRGTYGCQGGGTGLGFGNQYKNFPGGEDCFCYFLSIGNDQWEKGRKAGEQVKPYMRDEAFDDFMKGERYIQSPEMVKKFIECLPIIDIPNTYVVFKPLKDIDKHREKPEVVVFLADMDQIAGLTILANYHRETNDNVIFPYAAGCQSIGIYAFAEAKSQTPRAVLGLNDISARLAIKRLLKKDLMSFAVPYQLFEEMETNLPGSFVERNTWYQLRALK
- a CDS encoding PPC domain-containing DNA-binding protein → MADMKNVSKKSVYMGRLSHGGDLLEELTNICRDQNIQSGRVEAIGAVQKACIGYYDQKKWEYQFHTLDQAMEILKLSGNISLKDGAPMVHAHITLADGEGRAFGGHLAPDTIIFACECIIEAFDSAAFNRVYDEETGLPLWGLSS
- a CDS encoding DUF58 domain-containing protein — translated: MKKRFPVTQSDTSLPIRLNRRRIYILPTRHGVLFLLVLFGMLLGSINYNNNLGFLLVFLLGGMLLVSIIHTWRNLLGLKILSVSADPVFAGETAVFQVLVRSETLLRKAVTVGFKNAARTIANISPGAENVISVDAETGHRGWYAPGRLIIATRFPLGLFRAWANLNTGAKVVVYPRPIAGALELTDNAAAGDDEKARQTSGVDDFKGLTPYQPGDAIQHIAWKTLSRGQGVFTKAFGSEERQSVIIDYAKIPSADTEYRLSRLTDMVRQASRQNLFYGLKLPGDYLPPDKGERHKHECLKTLALFAADE
- a CDS encoding ABC transporter ATP-binding protein produces the protein MNPVVEVRNVHKSFKNVHAVKGVSLSIEKGGFIGLLGPNGAGKTTLVEMIEGIQTPDCGEIRILGKTWQSDADELHQAIGISLQETRFIDKLTVREILRLFASFYNLHKSRVEEILELISLTEKRNAYTVNLSGGQRQRLALGLSLINRPQILLLDEPTTGLDPNARREIWSILLDLKERTHTSLILTTHYMEEAEQLCDYIMIMDQGEVLKEGTLKSLLEAHPEAEAADLKNPECRHKTLDDLFTSMTGRQLNE